A genomic stretch from Acropora palmata chromosome 13, jaAcrPala1.3, whole genome shotgun sequence includes:
- the LOC141864432 gene encoding uncharacterized protein LOC141864432 — MVEIGDVLNISTSKSDKEDERLKMHITWSKRSFRSPFAIVGKENWTNKLRIFSCFRQRKLKGTLIQGQNTLRKNPLRCTKLYCLYGHPNCWILDLCSGAGSAAVACMEYGCSHCIVAEKDPEKLRMIRRRLSKEEKER, encoded by the exons ATGGTAGAGATCGGGGACGTTCTGAATATTTCTACTTCAAAAAGTGACAAGGAAGACGAAAGGTTGAAG ATGCACATAACCTGGTCGAAGAGATCTTTCCGTTCGCCCTTTGCCATTGTGGGGAAAGAAAATTGGACCAACAAATTAAGAATCTTTTCATGTTTCCGTCAGAGAAAGCTCAAAGGGACCTTGATACAGGGGCAAAATACATTAAGGAAAAACCCGTTGCGGTGTACAAAACTTTACTGTCTTTATGGACATCCAAACTGTTGGATCCTTGATCTTTGTAGTGGAGCAG GTTCAGCTGCGGTAGCTTGTATGGAATACGGATGCTCTCATTGCATTGTTGCCGAAAAGGATCCGGAAAAGCTTCGTATGATTAGAAGGAGAttgtcaaaagaagaaaaagagagatga